A stretch of DNA from Spirosoma endbachense:
AATGGCCGTGGTCGTTTGAAGGTGAATACCAGTGGTGGAAGTATTTTCAGCGCCCCGAACCATCCTTTAAGGAGTATAAATTTCTGGCCGACAAGCTCGAAAATGCGCAGGCTATAGTAGCGATGGATTTTAAAGGCCGAATTACGGTCAAGCACAACAATAACAGCATGATGTCGCTGATTCAGGGAACGACATTCGAGTACAATAAAATTTCTGAGGTGGAGGTCGCCAGTGGGCGCTACTTCACCCAACAGGAAATTGATGTGGCCCGCAACGTAGCCATTATTGGCGCTGATGTGGCTGAGAATCTGTTTCCTGCTGAAGAACCTGTCGGTAAATCGTTCAAGATAAATGGCATGAACTTTACCATTATTGGCGTTCAGGAGAAGAAAGGCGAAAGCCTTGTCAATTTTGGCGGCAACCCCGACATTAAATGCCTCATTCCATACGGCGCATTTTCAAAAATGTTCCATTCAATTAACCCCAGTATCGATATTGCGGTTAAAGGATACGATGACGACGAAGGGCTGCTCGAACTGGAAAGCGAAATTAAGGGCTTGTTACGTACCCGACGGGGCGTTCGCCCAACCCAGGATGATAATTTTGCCATTAACCGACCTGAAGCGGCTGCACAGGCCATTAGCGGCATTTTTGCAGTATTAACCGTGGCGGGTTGGGTTATTGGCGGCTTTTCTATTCTGATTGGTGGATTTGGCATTGCCAATATCATGTTCGTAAGTGTGAAAGAACGAACCAACATTATTGGCATTCAGAAATCGCTGGGCGCCAAGAATTACTTTATTCTTTTCCAGTTTTTATTCGAGGCTGTTCTGCTAAGTTTAGTCGGTGGCCTGGCGGGCATAGCGCTGGTGTACCTGCTTTCTTTTATGCAGTTAGGCAGTCTGGAACTCCACCTGACAGCGGGCAACATCATACTGGGCTTAGG
This window harbors:
- a CDS encoding ABC transporter permease; its protein translation is MRFLRQVLESFRFAWQALRSNLLRTTLSLLGVTVGIFAIIAVFTLVDSLERNIKDSLSFIGDKVVYVQKWPWSFEGEYQWWKYFQRPEPSFKEYKFLADKLENAQAIVAMDFKGRITVKHNNNSMMSLIQGTTFEYNKISEVEVASGRYFTQQEIDVARNVAIIGADVAENLFPAEEPVGKSFKINGMNFTIIGVQEKKGESLVNFGGNPDIKCLIPYGAFSKMFHSINPSIDIAVKGYDDDEGLLELESEIKGLLRTRRGVRPTQDDNFAINRPEAAAQAISGIFAVLTVAGWVIGGFSILIGGFGIANIMFVSVKERTNIIGIQKSLGAKNYFILFQFLFEAVLLSLVGGLAGIALVYLLSFMQLGSLELHLTAGNIILGLGVSSVIGILSGIIPAFSAARLDPVIAIRAK